Within Microbacterium oryzae, the genomic segment GGCGAGCGGGGCGACCCGCGGCGTGACGGTGACGGGGGTGGCGCCGCCCAGGCGCCGGGTGCGGCGCGCGAGGCCGAACGGGTCGTGCTCGACGACGGTGAGGGGGCCGAGGGTCCAGGGCCCGCGTCGCAGCCCGGTGACCGTGTACCCGAGCTCGAGCGTCTCGCGCATGCCGGGGGTGAGCGAGGCGGGCAGAGATCCCGACGCGGTGCCGATGAGGCCCGCCGGCACGACGTCGGTCCACGTGCCGCCCGGCGTCGGCAGGGGCGAGCGGCCGGAGATCCGCAGCGACACCGCGCACTCCTCGCCGACGGCCACCGCCTCCGGTCGCAGGGTCCGCAGGACGCGGGCGGGGCTCCGTCGCAGGTAGAGCGAGAGCAGACACGCGACGGCGAGTGACACCAGGAGCACGCCGAACGCCAGCGCCTCCGGGGAGCCCGCGGCGTGGGCGCCCGCGCACAGTGCGAGACCGAGAGCCAGCGCTCCCGCTCCGCGCGAGGTGAGGGGTCCCCGGCGCATGATCGTCAGCGGGCCGCGGCCAGCGGGACGGGGACCGAGCGCACGATGCGCTCGAGGACGGCGGGCACCACGTCGTCGTCGCCGTGCCGTGCGACGGCGGTCCGCGTGGGGATGAGCCGGTGCGCGAACACGGGCGCGAGCAGGGCCATGAGGTCGTCGGGGATCACGTACTCGCGCCCGTCGAGCGCGGCGCGCACCTTCGCCGCGCGCACGAGCTGGATCGTCGCGCGGGGGCTGGCGCCCAGGCGCAGATCGGGGTGGTGCCGGGTGGCCTGAGCGAGGGCGACCGCGTACTGCTCGATGACGGGCGCGACGTGCACGGAGCGAGCCCAGGCGATGAGGTCCGCGACCGTCCCGACATCCACGACCGCGCGCAGGGCGTCCAGGGGGTCGCCGGTGTCGCGCTGCCGCAGCATCAGCGCCTCGGCCTCCGCGTCGGGGTATCCCATCGAGATGCGCATCATGAACCGATCGCGCTGCGCCTCGGGGAGCGCGTACGTGCCCTCCATCTCCAGGGGGTTCTGCGTCGCCACGACGAGGAACGGCCGGGGGAGGGGATGCGTGCGCCCGTCGACGGTGACCTGCGCCTCCTCCATCGCCTCCAGGAGCGCCGACTGCGTCTTGGGAGAGGACCGGTTGATCTCGTCGGCGATGACGATGTGCGCGAACACCGCGCCCGGCTTGAACTCGAACTCGCGCGTTCCCGGATCGAACACCGACACGCCCGTGACGTCGCTGGGCAGGAGATCCGGCGTGAACTGGATCCGCCGGACGGTCGCCGCGATCGTCGTGGCGAGCGCGCGGGCCAGCTGCGTCTTCCCGACCCCCGGGACGTCCTCGATGAGGAGGTGCCCCTCGGCGAGCAGGGCGGTCACCGCGCTGCGCACGGCCTCGGGCTTCCCGTCGATCACGCGGGAGATCGACGCGGTGATCTCGCCCGACGCCTGCAGGAATCTGTCGGCCGTCATCGTCTCTGGCACGGGCCACCTCGCATTCGGGGTTAGACTATCTCCAGCTCTCCGCGTGGCGGCATCCAGGCCAACTCCCCCAGGACGGAAACGTAGCAAGGGTAACCGGGCTCTGTCGGGTGCGCGGAGAGCCTTTTCATGCCCGGACGGATCCGTCATCTCCCCGTCCCGGCCGCGTTCTCGCCCGTAGGCTGGAGGACGTGGCGAGAAGCATCTACATCACGTCGGCGGAGGGCCACTCCGGCAAGTCAACGGTCGCTCTCGGAGTGCTCGACGCGCTGAGCAGGGCGACGCCCCGCGTGGGCGTCTTCCGCCCCATCGCGCGCTCGACGGATGAGCGGGACTACGTCCTCGAGATGCTCCTCGATCACGACGGCGTCGACCTCGCCTACGACGAGTGCGTCGCGGTCACGTACGACGACGTCCGCGCCGACCCGGAGGCCGCCCTCGCCCGCATCGTCGAGCGCTTCAAGGCCGTCGAGGCCAAGTGCGACGCGGTCGTGGTGCTCGGCAGCGACTACACCGACGTCGGGAGCCCCGCCGAGCTCGCCTACAACGCCCGGGTGGCGGTGAACCTCGGCACGCCGGTGCTCCTCGTGCTCGGCGGGCGCGCGCACCAGGGCGGCAGCGAGCAGCTCGGCACCACCTCGGCGCGCACGCCGGAGGAGGTCGCCCAGATCGCCGCGCTCGCCGTGCCCGAGCTCGCCAGGGAGCGGGCGGAGCTGCTGGCGACCGTCGTGAACCGCGCCGACGACGCGCGCCGCGACGACATCATCCGGGCGGTGCGCCAGGCGACGCCGAGCGCACCGGTGTGGGCGGTCCCCGAGGACCGGATGCTCGTCGCGCCGTCGATGGGCGACGTGCTCCGCGCGGTCGGCGGGCGGCTCATCCACGGCGACGAGGAGCTCCTCACGCGCGAGGCGCTCGGCGTGGTCGTCGCGGCGATGTCGATGGAGAACGTGCTGCCGCGCCTCACCGAGGGCGCCTGCCTCATCGTGCCGGGCGACCGCAGCGAGGTGCTCCTCGCGGCGCTCCTCGCGAACGCCTCCGGCACCTTCCCGTCGATCGCCGGCATCATCCTCAACGGGCCCTTCGACATCCCGGAGTCCGTCTCCCGCCTGCTGGAGGGGCTCGGCTCGCGCCTGCCCGTCATCCGCTCGGAGGGCGACACCTACACCACGGCGGTGCAGGTGATGAGCGCGCGCGGACGGCTGGCGGCGAGCTCGCCGCAGCGGTACAACCTCGCGCTGTCGCTGTTCGAGACCCACGTCGACACCGCCGAGCTCACGCGCGTGCTGGGCGTGGCGCACGCGAGCGTCGTCACGCCGCTGATGTTCGAGTACACGCTGCTGGAGCGCGCGCGCTCCGACCGGCGTCACATCGTGCTGCCGGAGGGCGACGACGACCGCGTGCTGCGGGCGGCGGGCATCCTCCTGCAGCGGGGCGTGGCGCAGCTCACGATCCTGGGCGAGCCGTTCGAGGTGCGTGCCCGGGCCATCGAGCTCGGCGTCGACCTGCGCGACGCGCATGTGCTCAGCCCCTTCGACGCGGTGCACGTGCACAAGTTCGCGACGGAGTACGCCGCGCTGCGCGCGCACAAGGGCATGACCTACGAGCGCGCGGCCGACACCGTCACCGACCCCAGCTACTTCGGCACCATGATGGTGCATCTCGGCCTCGCCGACGGGATGGTGTCGGGAGCCGTCCACACGACGGCCCACACCATCCGCCCCGCGTTCGAGATCATCAAGACGAAGCCGGGCGTCTCGGTCGTCTCCAGCGTCTTCCTCATGGCGCTGGCCGACCGCGTGCTCGTGTACGGCGACTGCGCGGTCATCCCCGACCCCACCAGCGAGCAGCTCGCCGACATCGCCATCTCCTCCGCGGAGACCGCGCGGCAGTTCGGCGTCGAGCCGCGGGTGGCGATGCTGTCGTACTCGACGGGGGAGTCGGGCTCCGGCGCGGACGTCGACAAGGTGCGGGAGGCGACGCGGCTCGCGCGCACGCGCGCGCCGCAGCTGCCGATCGAGGGGCCGA encodes:
- a CDS encoding AAA family ATPase — protein: MTADRFLQASGEITASISRVIDGKPEAVRSAVTALLAEGHLLIEDVPGVGKTQLARALATTIAATVRRIQFTPDLLPSDVTGVSVFDPGTREFEFKPGAVFAHIVIADEINRSSPKTQSALLEAMEEAQVTVDGRTHPLPRPFLVVATQNPLEMEGTYALPEAQRDRFMMRISMGYPDAEAEALMLRQRDTGDPLDALRAVVDVGTVADLIAWARSVHVAPVIEQYAVALAQATRHHPDLRLGASPRATIQLVRAAKVRAALDGREYVIPDDLMALLAPVFAHRLIPTRTAVARHGDDDVVPAVLERIVRSVPVPLAAAR
- the pta gene encoding phosphate acetyltransferase, with the translated sequence MARSIYITSAEGHSGKSTVALGVLDALSRATPRVGVFRPIARSTDERDYVLEMLLDHDGVDLAYDECVAVTYDDVRADPEAALARIVERFKAVEAKCDAVVVLGSDYTDVGSPAELAYNARVAVNLGTPVLLVLGGRAHQGGSEQLGTTSARTPEEVAQIAALAVPELARERAELLATVVNRADDARRDDIIRAVRQATPSAPVWAVPEDRMLVAPSMGDVLRAVGGRLIHGDEELLTREALGVVVAAMSMENVLPRLTEGACLIVPGDRSEVLLAALLANASGTFPSIAGIILNGPFDIPESVSRLLEGLGSRLPVIRSEGDTYTTAVQVMSARGRLAASSPQRYNLALSLFETHVDTAELTRVLGVAHASVVTPLMFEYTLLERARSDRRHIVLPEGDDDRVLRAAGILLQRGVAQLTILGEPFEVRARAIELGVDLRDAHVLSPFDAVHVHKFATEYAALRAHKGMTYERAADTVTDPSYFGTMMVHLGLADGMVSGAVHTTAHTIRPAFEIIKTKPGVSVVSSVFLMALADRVLVYGDCAVIPDPTSEQLADIAISSAETARQFGVEPRVAMLSYSTGESGSGADVDKVREATRLARTRAPQLPIEGPIQYDAAADAAVARAKLPDSEVAGRATVFVFPDLNTGNNTYKAVQRSAGAVAIGPVLQGLNKPINDLSRGALVEDIVNTVAITAIQAQGE